Below is a window of Streptomyces genisteinicus DNA.
GGCCAGGCCGCAGGTCTACCGCTTCCTGATGCACCCGGCCGAGGGCCCCCCGAACGCCTCGGAGCAGGGCTTCGACGTCGGCCTCCACTCCGCTCCCCTGCTGCGCCGCCTGGGCGAGGAGCTCGGCAAGGTCATCGCCGACCGCGTGGACCTCGGCCCCTCCGGCGACATGGTGGCCCGGATGTGGGGCCACGGGATCGTCGGCATGATGCACGCGGCGGGCGACTGGTGGCTCGGCGAACGCCCCTGCCCGAGGGCCGAGCTGGTGGAGAACCTGACCGATCTGCTCTGCGGGCGCCTCTTCGACGCGCCCGACCGGCTGGGCGGCCCCGGCTTCTGACCCTCCGGCACACCCCTGGGCCCGCCGACACGCCACGGCCCCGCGACGCGCACCGTCTCCCGGTCCACGCCCGCCCCGCCGGGCAGCGCCCGACCCGCCGGTCAGCGCTCCCGGAGCCGTTCCACCCGCTCGGCCGTGGACCAGGACGCCTTGCGTGCCGCGCGGGCCAGACGCGAACGGCGCCACGGGGAGAGCCGGTCCGCGTACACCAGCCCGTCCAGATGGTCGCACTCGTGCTGGAGGCAGCGGGCGAAGAACCCGGTGCCCTCGATCCTGACGGGACTGCCGTCGCCGCGGACGCCCTCCACCACCGCGCGGTCGTACCGGTCGGTGGGCGCCTGGAGACCCGGGAGGGAGAGGCAGCCCTCGGTGCCGCGCACCACGACCCCGTCGGCCTCGACGAGGCGCGGGTTGACGACGTGGCCGACGTGGCGGACCTCCTCGTCGTCCGGGCAGTCGTACACGAACACCCGCAGCCCCACGCCCACCTGGTTCGCCGCGAGCCCGACCCCCTGGGCCGCGTACATCGTGGCGAACATGTCCTCCACGAGGCGCGACAGCTCCGCGCCGAACTCGGTGACGGGCCCGCAGGGGGCGTGCAGCACGGGATCGGCGAGCAGGCTCATGGGCCTGACCAGTCCGGAACTGCCGGGGATCGGCCGGTTTCGCATGGCGCACAGCCTACGGTCCGGGTGACCTCCGCCTTCCGGGACGGTGCCGCGGTACGGCGGCCGGAGAAGACATCGATAGGCTGAGTGCGGACCGATGCAAGGAGGATCAAGGACGATGTCAGGCAACTCGGAGCTGACGCCGCGAGCCAAGCTGGCCGTGACGGCGGGCAAGGCCGCGGCCGCGGTGTCCCGTGCCGCCGGACGCGGCAGCGGATCGGTGATCGGCGGCCGGGTCGCGCTGAAGCTCGACCCCGACCTGCTGGGGCGGCTGGCGCAGCACCTGGACGTGGTCCTCGTGTCGGCGACCAACGGCAAGACGACCACCACCCGGCTGATCGCCGAGGCGCTGCGCGCGGCCGGCCCGGTCGTCTCCAACGCCCTGGGCGCCAACATGCCCGCGGGCATCACCTCGGCGCTGGCCGGCGGCTCGGAGTCCCGGTTCGGCGTCATCGAGGTCGACGAGAAGTACCTCGCCGGAGTCGCGCGCGACGTGACCCCGAAGGCCATCGCGCTGCTCAACCTCTCCCGCGACCAGCTCGACCGCGCGGCCGAGACCCGGATGCTGGCCGAGAAGTGGCGCGAGGGGCTCGCCGGCTCGAAGGCGACCGTCATCGCCAACGCCGACGACCCGCTGGTGGTCTGGGCCGCCTCCTCGTCGCCCAACGTCGTGTGGGTGGCCGCCGGGCAGGAGTGGAAGGACGACGCCTGGTCCTGCCCGTCCTGCGGCGGTGTGATGCAGCGCCCCGGGGACGACTGGTTCTGCGGCGAGTGCGGCTTCCGCCGCCCCGCGCCGAGCTGGGTGCTCAGCGGGGACCACGTCATCGACCCGCACGGCAGCGCCTGGCCGATCCACCTCCAGCTCCCCGGCCGCGCCAACCGGGCCAACGCCGCCACCTCGGCCGCCGTCGCCGCCTGCTTCGGCGTGCCGCCGCAGGTCGCGCTGGAGCGGATGTACCAGGTGCAGGCGGTGGCCGGCCGGTACGACGTGGTCTCGTTCCTCGGCCGCGACGTACGCCTGCTGCTCGCCAAGAACCCGGCCGGCTGGCTGGAGACCTTCTCGCTGATCGACCCGCCCCCGACGCCGGTGATCCTCTCGGTCAACGCCCGGGGCGCGGACGGCACCGACACCTCCTGGCTGTGGGACGTGGACTACACCCGTCTCGCCGGCCACCCGATCTACGTGATCGGCGACCGCAGGCTGGACCTCGCGGTCCGCCTGGAGGTCGCGGGCCTCGACTTCCGGGTGTGCGAGAGCGTCGACGAGGCCGTCCAGTCGGCGCCGGGCGGGCGGATCGAGCTCATCGCGAACTACACCGCCTTCCAGGACGTGCGCCGCCGGGTCGGCA
It encodes the following:
- a CDS encoding TetR family transcriptional regulator, which translates into the protein METTQQQRSADDRRRELLEAADRVVLRDGPQASMNAIAAEAGITKPILYRHFGDKGGLYRALAKRHTDALLRALKVAVDAPADRRERVAGTLDTYLAAIEARPQVYRFLMHPAEGPPNASEQGFDVGLHSAPLLRRLGEELGKVIADRVDLGPSGDMVARMWGHGIVGMMHAAGDWWLGERPCPRAELVENLTDLLCGRLFDAPDRLGGPGF
- the def gene encoding peptide deformylase codes for the protein MRNRPIPGSSGLVRPMSLLADPVLHAPCGPVTEFGAELSRLVEDMFATMYAAQGVGLAANQVGVGLRVFVYDCPDDEEVRHVGHVVNPRLVEADGVVVRGTEGCLSLPGLQAPTDRYDRAVVEGVRGDGSPVRIEGTGFFARCLQHECDHLDGLVYADRLSPWRRSRLARAARKASWSTAERVERLRER
- a CDS encoding MurT ligase domain-containing protein, whose amino-acid sequence is MSGNSELTPRAKLAVTAGKAAAAVSRAAGRGSGSVIGGRVALKLDPDLLGRLAQHLDVVLVSATNGKTTTTRLIAEALRAAGPVVSNALGANMPAGITSALAGGSESRFGVIEVDEKYLAGVARDVTPKAIALLNLSRDQLDRAAETRMLAEKWREGLAGSKATVIANADDPLVVWAASSSPNVVWVAAGQEWKDDAWSCPSCGGVMQRPGDDWFCGECGFRRPAPSWVLSGDHVIDPHGSAWPIHLQLPGRANRANAATSAAVAACFGVPPQVALERMYQVQAVAGRYDVVSFLGRDVRLLLAKNPAGWLETFSLIDPPPTPVILSVNARGADGTDTSWLWDVDYTRLAGHPIYVIGDRRLDLAVRLEVAGLDFRVCESVDEAVQSAPGGRIELIANYTAFQDVRRRVGN